GTCTGGCCTGCATAGGGTTCCGTGGCCAGGACGATGGCTCTGCTGGGCGCATCGGCGGTCAGCGTCGCATCGTAAAGCCACACTGGGGTGCCGCCTTCGCGGTTCAGCAGTTCCGCTCCATTTGGCAGGTCGCTCAGCGTCGGGGGCAGCGCACCGTTGTGTTCCGCCGCGTAGGCCCGCAGGGCCAGCACGATCTCGCGACCTTGGGTGGAAGCCTTCATCTGGTTGGCCTTCACGCTCATCAGGTTAAACGTCGGCACCGCCAGCGAAGAGAGGATGGAGAGAGTGGTGATGGAGGTCAGCACCGAGGTGTCGCTCAGCGGGAAGGCCAAGTTCGCCAGGCCTAGCGTGCCATCCGGCAGGTTGGCCATGCAGCCCGCCTGGCCGTGGCCCAGGTAGGGTGTCAGAAAGTCCAGCCCCTTGTTCACCATGTCCTTCATGGACTGCGGCTCGGTGGAAACTTCCATGCCCTGTCTTGCCAGGCTCTGCAGCGTCTTCAGCAGCACCGGGGACAGATACACCGCTGCGTTGCCCTCCTGGGGCATGCCCGTCCACGCGGTCTTGAATTCCGCATCGGTGGTCAGCAGTTCCTTGCCTTCCAGCGCCTTCTTCAGAAAGCTGGCCCGCGTGGCCAGCATCAGCCGGTCCGCCTTGCTGTCAAAGCGCAGCATCGGCTGGAAATCCATCGGCGCAGGGCCCACGGCTGCCTTGAAAGTGATGGTCAGCACCCCGTCCTTGTCCACCACCTCCACAGGGATGGCAGGATTGCTCAGCATCGGCAAAAACTGCTGCTTCAGCGGCTCCAGCAGCCAGCCCAGGCGATCCGCCACCAGCAGGGCATCCAGGCCCGGCACCGGCACTTCGGCCCCCGGCAGCGGCAGTTGCTGGTCTGGATACACCTGGATGAACAGGCCCAGGCGGGCATCCAGTTTTTCGATGAGTTCACGCTTGGTGATCCCCAGCATCGGCACCGGCTCATTCAGCGGGGCCTCCACATTCGCACGCCCCTGCTCAGGCATCATGGCGATGAAGCTGGCCAGGGAATCCTTCGCCACCGACTTCAGGTGCAGCGGGATTTCCAGCGCCAGATCCGTGCCCTTCGGGGCCGTTTGCAGGATCATGAAAGGCTCCGCTGGGCCGCCATTCAGTGTCATCAGGCCCTTGCGCCCATCTGGAGTCAGGGCAAACGAGCGGGAGTGGTACAGCCCCGAGTCCATGCGGCGCGAGCTGGATCCCAGCGCCTTCACATTGTCCAGGCCGAAATCCTGGAACAGCTTCACAAACGAAAAGCTCGTCGGCAGCTCCTTGCGCTGCTCCGGCGGCAGGTTCTTGACGGCATCGTCCAGCATCATCGCGATGGCTTCCATCAGCCCGGCCTTGTCCGCATAGTTAAAGGAAGAGCCGCCCACTTCCAGGTGCGAGGCCACCTTCATGAAATAGGGCGAGGCATGGCTGGTGATCAGCGGCACGCTGGGCACTGCCGGTGTGGTCGATGCCACCGGGGCGGCGGCTTGCGGGGCTTTGTTGCACTGGGCCAGCAGGCATACTGCGGCGAGGCTGAGGAGCGGTGTTCGTTTCATGCGGGAGTGTGGACTGACTAATGAATGCCCTTATCCTTCCCTCGGAGTTACAGAAAGTAGAATTTTCTGCTAAATTTCCATCCGCACCTTTTTTACAGCCCCAGCTCTAGCTGCGCCACCGGGGCAAAGCTGCGCCGATGTTCCGGGCAGGCCCCCAGCCGCTTCAGCGCCTCCTGGTGCCGGGGCGTCGGGTAGCCCTTGTGAATCTCAAAGCCGTAGCCCGGATACTTCACCGCCATCTCCACCATCAGCCGGTCGCGGCTCACCTTCGCAATGATGCTTGCCGCTGCGATGGAGTAGCTCAGGCTGTCGCCCTTCACCAGCGCCACATGCGGCACCGGAAAGTCGCGCACCGGCTTGCCATCAATCAGCGCCGCGCAGGGCCGAGGATCCAGCGCCAGCGCACAGCGGCGCATGCCCAGCCACGTGGCCTGCAGGATGTTGATGCGGTCGATCTCCGCCACCCCGATCATCTCGCAATGCCAGCGGATCAGCGGATTGCCCGTGATCTCCTCATACAGCCGCTCGCGTTTCTCATGCGAGAGCTGCTTGGAATCATTCAGCCACGGGTGCTCAAAGTCTTCCGGCAAAATCACCGCCGCCACGGAGACCGGGCCCGCCAACGGTCCGCGCCCTGCCTCATCAATGCCCGCAATCCACCGGTGGCCGGCGGCCCGGAGGCGGTTTTCGTGATCGAGCGTGGGCATGGGATAGCGTGGGAACTCCCGCCTTATGCCAAACAGATCAGGAAAAGTCAAAATGTGGTGACTATGCCGTGCAAAGCCGCCTTCCTCGCACGGTATCCTCTTTCCATGAGAAACCTTCTCCTCGCCTTTGGTCTCCTCGCCTCGGCCCTCAGTGCCCAGACACCCGCGCCCACCTCCACCATCAAGGCGGGCTTTGCGGAGCGGGACATCACCCCCGGCATCGGCATGGAGCAGCCCGGCGGTTATGGCAAATCCTACCACCTGACATTCCACGATGCCTGCAAGGTGCGCGTCGCCCTCTTTGACGATGGCAAAAAGAAGGTCGCCCTCATCGGGCTGGATACCCTCGTCGTGCCGCGCCAGGTGGTGCTGGATGCCCGCGCTCGCATTGAAAAAGAGCTCGGCATCCCTGGCGATTGCGTCATGGTCGGTGCCTCCCATTCCCACTCCTCCGGCCCCGTGGGCATGGTGCTGCCGGGCGAATATGATGCCGCCTCAGACCTGGTGAAAAAGCTCGCCTATGAGGAGTCCTCCTGCGCCGATGCCGGCTTCCTCCTCCGCGTCACCCATGAGATCGTCGAAGGCGTCCGCGCCGCCTCCCTGGCCCGTGTGCCCGCCCAGCTCAGCTTCGGCTTCGGCCATGAGGACAAGGTGGCCTTCAACCGCCGCCTGCGCATGAAAAACGGCCAGAGCTGGAGCCACCCCGGCCCCGGCAATGCCGACATCATCGAATACGCCGGGCCCATTGACCCGCAGGTCGGCGTCATCGGTGCCTGGGATATGCAGGGCCAGCTCCTCGGCGTCATGGTCAATTACGCCTGCCATGCCACCACCAACCCCGGCGGCATCTCGGCCAACTGGATCTACTACCTGGAAAAAACCATTCAAGGTGCTCTCGGTTCCAAAGCCCCCGTCGTCTTCATGCAGGGTGCCTGTGGCGATGTGACCCAGGTGGACAACCTTAGCACCGCCCGCCGCCCCGGTCCGGAGGAGTGGGCACAGCTCGTCGGGGGCCGTGTCGGGGCCGAGGCCCTGAAAGTCCTCTTCACCAGCCCGCGCGGCACCGCCGCCGTGCTGGACAGCCGCCAGAAAGTGCTCTCCATCCCCCGCCGCAAGCCCGCCCCTGAACGCGTGAAAAAGAGCCTCGAAATCGTCCAGGCAGGCAAGCCTAAGGGCGACACCTCCGGCTGGATCTTTGCCAAGGAAATCGTCATGCTCGACCACCTCTGCCAGGTCACTCCCAAGGTGGACACCGAAGTGCAGGTTATCCAGGTCGGCCCCGCCGCCTTCGTCAGCAACCCGGCCGAATACTTCGTCCAGTTCGGACTCGACATCAAAAAAGGCAGCCCCTTTCCCTTCACCTTCCCGGTGGAGCTGGCCAACGGCATCGTTGGTTATGTCCCCACCGAGGAAGCCTTCGGCCCTCACGGCGGCGGATATGAAACCCGCCTCACCGCTTACAGCAATCTGGAGATCACCGCCGGTCGCCAGATGGCCGAAACCGGCATCGCCCTCACCCGCGAGATGACCCCCACCCCCGCCCCCGAAGCCCCCAAAGCCATCTTCGGCAAACCCTGGACCTACGGCAACGTCCCGCCGGAACTGGAGTAGGTACCGTTAAACATCATTGGTTAGACCCGCGCAGCAGGCGGCCCAAAAGTAGCCCGCACAGTCCCTGTGCGGAAAGCCGCGCCGAATGCAAACAGATCAGCGAGCTAATAAACCCACATGCCCCCCGTCTTGATCACACCTCCAGTCAACCCACCACGCGAAGCGTCCTGGAGTGCGGTGGGAAGCGCTCAAGCGCCACACCGCTCCTTGCGGCGACTCCAGGTGCCCTCCACCCAACCGCCCCGAGCGTAGCCGCTTGAACGGTAGCCCGCACAGTCCCTGTGCGGAAAGCAACGCCGAATGCAAACAGATCAACGAGCTAAAAAGCCGCATTCCCCAAACCCCGCAGCCAAAAGGTAGCCCGCACAGTCCCTGTGCGGAAAGCCACGCCGAACGCTAACAGATCAACGAGCTAATAAAACCGCACGCCCCAAGCCCCGCAGCCAAAAGGTAGCCCGCACAGTCCCTGTGCGGAAAGCCGCGCCGAAAGCAAACAGATCAACGAGCTAGCAAAACCGCATGCCCCAAATCCCGATCATCCACACCGTGTGTGGAGAAGGGATCGCCTGGGACGTCGCACTAGGGCAGAGGCATTTCTTGAGTCACGATGGGCAGGGGCGGCGGCAGGATGTGGCGGCTCTTCAGGTGAGCGCGGAACTGGGCCAGCGTGGTGCTGCCTGCGGCGATGGCCACCAAATAGGGGGCGTATTGCTGGATCGCGGTGACGGCGTGGCCGACAGCGTCGATCGCGATCTCTGGGGGGAGATCGGGTGGGGAGGTCAGCAGGCCGCACTGGAGGTAACAGACGCCCTGTTCCACATCCAACCCGTAGGAGCAGACGGGCAAGAGGCGATTGATGATGAAAACGGCCTGCATGAAGTCGGGCATCCGCTCCGCCGGGATCTGGAAGGGCAGGAGGGCGGAGCCGTGGAGGAGCTCCACCACGGTGGGCTCTTGCGGGCTGTAACCCTGCGTGGCGAGCAGTTCCGTAAGGCTGGTGAAACTGAGGGTGATGATCTGCTCGCCCTGCCACACATCCGCGACGACGGCCACCGTCTCCACGCTCACGCCGGGCTGGGCCGGGGTGTGGATCACGGGTTCGTCAGATTCGGTAGTGAGGATGGCGGCGAGGCGGCCGAGGCCGGTGGTAGGAGTCGACATGCGGGTGGTGGGAGAAAGGGTCTGAAGCTAGAGTGAAACGGGGCGAAAACGGGGGGCCGTGGGGTCACTTCATGCGCACGTGGTTGCGCAGGGAATCCTGGCCCGCCTTTTGCACATTTTTATCCGCGTGCATCTGGGAGTTCACCACTCGCACAATGTCCGCATCCTTCATCCCCAGTTGCCGCGCCAGCTTCACGCTGGCGGCCTCTTCAGGCAGGTCTGCTGCGATGATGCCGTGGCCATTGCGCTGCCCGGCGGCCTGGAGGCAGTCTTCTTTGAGGCGGTTGGCAAAGGCCTCAGCCGCAGCGCCGCTGTCGCGGGTGATTTTCTTGATCCCGCAGCACCTTTGCAGCTCTTTCATGGTAAGGATGTCAGGGGCCGCATTGCCCGGAGGCATGAGGCCGTGCTTGTCCGAGAATTTTTGCAGGGAGATGATGGTTTTCACATCGCTGGTGGTGAGGGTCACTTCGCGTGCGGAATTCATCTTGGCTCGCACGGAGTCTCCTTTGTGGACGGCATTCGAGTCCAGCACGATGCCGCGTTTGCGCTCTTGGTAACAATTGGTTAGGCCTTGATGCACGGCCTGGAGATTGGCCTTCACACTATCGGTGACAAATTTACCCAATTTCCCAGCCGCCTCGATCCCGGCCCCGGCGACTTTGGCATTCACGGCGAGATAGGCGGCCCCGGCCCCTGCAATGACGGCGGTGGCGTGGCCGACTTTGGTGTCGTTGTACTTCGTCTGGGCTTGGGACATAATCTCGCCTGGGGAGGGGAGCGACCTGAGCGCTTGGCCGGCGGACTTGACCAGATCGGCGGCTTTATCCATCACGGCATTCACCTTCATCCCCGCTTCGATGACCATCTGGTTATTCTCCAGGTCATTGTTGATGCGGTTTTTCAGCTTACCCACGAAGTACTTGTCCTTTTCGTTATCCACGGTTTCGAGAAGGGCCTGTTTGTATTCCTTGTTTTCCAGCTTGGTAATGTTGGGCAATTCCTTCATCCCGTACTTCTCCAGCTTGGAGAGGGCTTTCTCGGTATCGGCAACACTTTGCTTCATGCTTTTGCTGTGCGCGTGACGGCCCACATCGTAAACGACGACCCCCACGGAGGCTCCCGTGGCCACAAGACCCGCACCGGTGGCGACAGCGCCCGTCGCGGTGGCTACGATGGCGGCGGGGGCGGCCCCAGCGCCAAAGGTGCCGGCCCCCATGGCCCCAGCGACGACAGCGGCGGACCCCGCCACAACGGTGGCTCCACCGGCCACAGCGGCACTGGCCCCCGCGACTGCGGCTAGGGTGTGGTGCACCTGGTTTTTAGTCTGTTTCATCTCCACGCGTTTGGCGACGGCGGCCAGGGCATCCTCCCCACTCAGGTAAGCGGCGCTCCGGGCATCGTGGGCATTCTTTTTCACGTCTCCTGCCTTGTGCGCCATCAGGCCCTCCCGCACGGCGGTGGCCGTGCCGGTGACCACGCGCGTAGCCCCCAGGGGGATATTCACCGCTCCGCCCACCATGCCCACGGCACTCACGGCCGTGGCCCCTGCATCCGCCGCGACGACTCCCACCTTCGTCGCATTCACCGCCAGATTCGCCCCCGCATCCACCGTCGCCCGCAGCTTGTCCCCACCGTCCATCAGGTGCTGCCCGCGTGTGTTGCGCAGGGAGGTGGCCAGGTCGGCCTGAATTTGCGTCGCATGCAGCGTCTGGATTTCGGGGGACGCCAGAGTGTTATTAATGTCGTCGTTGATCCTATCCATGCGCAGTCGCACCTCCGCCAGCTTATCCGCCACTTGGTCAGCGGCCACGCCCAGTCGGCTGGGATTGTCCACGAGCAGCTTTTCCGTGATCCGTGCCTCCTGCAGCTTGGTGGAGCAGTAGTCCAGGTGCTCGATCTTCTCGGCCACTTTCGGGTCCTTTTCCAGCTTGGCCAGATCCTTCTTCAAGGCTTTGGCATCCCACATCTTGCGTTCGTCGGCCATCCACTTCAGATCCATGACGGCAGCAAAAGCCAGCGAGCCCGCGCTCCCCGCACTCCCGCCTAACGGAGTGAGCACTGGCGGTAGGGAAGAGGAGGCAGAGGAGTCAGCGGCTTTCATGACCTCCTGGGTTAGTCTTTTAAGAGAGGAGTGTGACGAGATAATGGGCAACATTTCCGAGAATCACAAAAAACGTGCCCCAGAGCCGCAGCCAAAAGGTAGCCCGCACAGTCCCTGTGCGGAAAGCCGCGCCGAAAGCGAACAGATCAACGAGCTAACAAAGCCACATTCCTGGAACGCCGCAGCCAAAAGGTAGCCCGCACAGTCCCTGTGCGGAAAACCACGCCGAACGCGAACAGATCAACGAGCTAACAAAACCGCACGCCCCTAACCCCCCCGTCATCAGTGCACCTCCACTCAACCCACTGCGCGAAGCGTCCCGGAGTGCGGTGGGAAGCACTCAAGCGCCACACCGCTCCTTGCGGCGACCCCAGGTGCCCTCCACCCATCCGCCCCGAGCGTGCAACGAACAACCCACATCCCCAGAACAGGATGCCAGCGACATTCCCGCACTGATTATGGTTGGAGTAAGCCTGTCTTTGACGGCCTGAATTTTCATGTCCTGTGAATCCTGCAAATCTTGTTAATCCTGTCTAAATTGCCCCGATGGCTTCTCCCATCATCGCCAGCTTCACGATGAACGGTTCATTCCCTTCAATCATCCCACCTTGACGGCACGCTCCTTGCACCCAGGTTGTCCCCATGAACCGGCGCGGTCTCCTCACTGCCATGCTTGCGACGGCGCTGCCGTTGCGGGCGGCCTTGGGGGAGCGGCGGTTGGGCCTGGCGATCGCCTCCTACTCCCACCGCTGGCGCGGGAAGTACTCCAGCTTCAAGGTGCCGCCTTTTGCCCACGCCCTGGATGTGATGGACCACATTCGCGGCCTGGGATTCGGTTCCCTCCAAATTGGTGTCGAAGGCTGGACGCTGGACTTGGCCAAACAGGTCCGGCAGACCTGCGAATCCTACGACATGGCCATCGAAGGCAGTGTGAAACTGCCCGCAAACGCAGGCGATGTGGGCCGCTTTGAGCGGGAACTGCGCACCGCCCGCGAGGCCGGGGCCATGGTCTTTCGTACGGCCCTGGGCGGCAGGCGTTATGAGGTCTTGGCGCGCCGGGCCGACTTCGAAGCCTGGAAGGTAGCCGCGCTGAAATCCATCACCCTGGCCGAGCCCGTGGCGCGCCGACTGCAGGTGCAGATCGGCATCGAAAATCACAAGGACTGGGAGCTACAGGAACTGGTGGCGGCGTTAAAAGCCGTGGCCAGCGAGCACATCGGCGCCTGTGTGGATACCGGCAATAGCCTTGCCCTGCTGGAAGATCCGCTGGCGGTCGTCGAGGCCCTAGCCCCCTACGCCGTCACCGTGCATCTGAAGGACATCGCCGTGCGCGACGATGAAGATGGCTTTCAGATGCGCGAGGTGCCGCTGGGGCAGGGCAGCCTAGACCTGCCACGCATGATCAGCCTCCTGCTCGCCGCGCGCCCCGGCCTGCGCTTCCACCTGGAGCTGATGACCCGCGACCCGCTGGAAATTCCCTGCCTCAAGGAAACCTACTGGGCCACCTTTCCCGACAAGCCGGGCCGCGACCTCGCCCGCACCCTGACCTGGGTCCGCGAACACCGCACCGCCACTTTGCCCAGGCTCGGTGAACTCTCGCAGCTCGCCCTGCTGACGCTGGAAGAAGAAAACATCGTCAAGTCCATGGCCACCGCCACCAAGATCCTGGGCTTCAAATAGCCCCCGCCTGGAAACGTAGGCTGGATGTGTTCGGCGCAAAGGCAGCCCGAAGCCCGCAAGCCACCCCTTTCTTTTGCTCGCCATCGTCATCGGTAAATGATAGAATACACCATTCGTTTTGACGCTGGCATGACCACTCCCTTTCACCGCTTGTTTCTGGGACTCCGCGTGTCCTTTTTTGCATCCGCAAACGAACCCGCGTTCCGCTTCAAAAATCCCCATGGGGAGACCATGGGGAAGGAAATCCCCATCCCATCCCCATCGCAAGTCGTTGGTCCATCGTGGGTTAGGAGGCTTCACCCCCAAATGGGGAAAAAACTGCGTCTCCCCATTCCCCCCATCATGGGGTTTCCCCCACGCGCTGTTTTTTCCTGGGCAGACGATGTTTGCCTGCCTTCCCCCGCAATCTGCGTTGACTCCGCGTCCGATAAGTACATGAGATGATTTCCGCCCACGCCGTGCCTGCCTCATCCTCCATCCTTTCCCTTTCCACCTGCTGGAACAGTCATCGCCACACCGAGGGTCGCGAGCTGGCTGCCGAGGCGCGGGAGCTGGGCTTTGAATGGATCGAGATCAGCCACGGCACCAAGATCTCTCTCCTGCCCGGATTGCTGGAGGCCGTGGCCGCAGGCGAGATCAAGGTCAGCAGCCTGCACAACTTCTGCCCGCCGCCGGTGGAGGTGATGATGGATGCGCCGGATGTGTACGAGTTCACTTCTGAAAAGGCCTGGGAACGCGAGCGCGCCATCTCCCTGACCAAGAAGACCCTGGCCATGGCGGCCCGCTTTGGCACGGACCGCGTGGTGATTCATCTGGGCTGCGCCAAGGTACGATCCCTCACGGAAAAGCTGGAGGCGATGACCCTCGCCGGGCAGCTTTATTCACGAGACTACTGCAACCTGAAGCTGGATCTCGTGGCGCAACGGGATAAGGCCAGCGCACGGGCCCTCGACCATGTGCGTGCGGCCCTGACGGAGCTGCTGCCCCTTTGTGAAAAGGAAGGCGTGAAGCTGGGCATCGAGACCCGCAGCCACTACGAGCAGATCCCAAATCAACGCGAGATGGTGGCGCTGCTGGCCGAATATGCGGACTGCCCCTGGGTGGGTTCCTGGCATGACTTCGGTCACGTGCAGCGTCAGGCAAATCTGGCCCTGGTGGATCATGCTCTCTATTTGTCGCAAACTGCTAGCCGTCTGCTCGGTTGCCATGTGCATGACGTGCTTTGGCCGAAGAAAGATCACCGCGCACCGCTGAGTACAGGCGGCGTCGCTTTGGCTGAATTGCTGCCTTTGGTGCCTGCGGGCGTGCCTTTGGTGTGGGAACTCAGCCCCGGAAACAGGCGGCAGGATGTGGTGCAGGCGCTGGCCTTGTGGCGTGAGA
This sequence is a window from Prosthecobacter algae. Protein-coding genes within it:
- a CDS encoding sugar phosphate isomerase/epimerase family protein; translation: MISAHAVPASSSILSLSTCWNSHRHTEGRELAAEARELGFEWIEISHGTKISLLPGLLEAVAAGEIKVSSLHNFCPPPVEVMMDAPDVYEFTSEKAWERERAISLTKKTLAMAARFGTDRVVIHLGCAKVRSLTEKLEAMTLAGQLYSRDYCNLKLDLVAQRDKASARALDHVRAALTELLPLCEKEGVKLGIETRSHYEQIPNQREMVALLAEYADCPWVGSWHDFGHVQRQANLALVDHALYLSQTASRLLGCHVHDVLWPKKDHRAPLSTGGVALAELLPLVPAGVPLVWELSPGNRRQDVVQALALWRETFPA
- a CDS encoding ribonuclease HII yields the protein MPTLDHENRLRAAGHRWIAGIDEAGRGPLAGPVSVAAVILPEDFEHPWLNDSKQLSHEKRERLYEEITGNPLIRWHCEMIGVAEIDRINILQATWLGMRRCALALDPRPCAALIDGKPVRDFPVPHVALVKGDSLSYSIAAASIIAKVSRDRLMVEMAVKYPGYGFEIHKGYPTPRHQEALKRLGACPEHRRSFAPVAQLELGL
- a CDS encoding sugar phosphate isomerase/epimerase family protein — translated: MNRRGLLTAMLATALPLRAALGERRLGLAIASYSHRWRGKYSSFKVPPFAHALDVMDHIRGLGFGSLQIGVEGWTLDLAKQVRQTCESYDMAIEGSVKLPANAGDVGRFERELRTAREAGAMVFRTALGGRRYEVLARRADFEAWKVAALKSITLAEPVARRLQVQIGIENHKDWELQELVAALKAVASEHIGACVDTGNSLALLEDPLAVVEALAPYAVTVHLKDIAVRDDEDGFQMREVPLGQGSLDLPRMISLLLAARPGLRFHLELMTRDPLEIPCLKETYWATFPDKPGRDLARTLTWVREHRTATLPRLGELSQLALLTLEEENIVKSMATATKILGFK